The following proteins are encoded in a genomic region of Debaryomyces hansenii CBS767 chromosome G complete sequence:
- a CDS encoding DEHA2G02970p (similar to CA3738|IPF5526 Candida albicans IPF5526) gives MTLATRSRTLFKNLSKSSTVYFYSPLLNCSYLFFKSIKIDRMPVDELPMYPTPQQAAYTVGNQPQGSSRKQSHPKQSNVVYRPAQHSKPVPSQYSHLQPHNAQTYQVQPPADYQGQYHTPSQPPAPPQAQQYPQYQPQPTQQQYYQPQPVPVPVQPNYGSYGANEYANSPVNSHHPQHQPQPQSQPQSQPQSQPQPQRQPPQQAYQVPPQQHQPYQPSQQPQPPQHPQQRYQNFNNAPPAVSAQHQNPHKKPPPSNSTPAGSKESLSMPNSTPPKQHVSSKQKLENELKSVFNKVDTNHSGKISSKELSLALLNFDHTRFQDSTISLMIKLFSGSNSSSSGSSKSLTFEQFVSLWKYLSAYKKLFIAADSNKSGDISFGEFQKVLEQIGYKLNIDLVLHLFQKFAQKASDDGYDDGSVGKLKFDAFIELLVYLRKLTDIFKKYDKDLSGVATINFSDFLFEVSNLS, from the coding sequence ATGACGCTTGCGACACGCTCGCGGacattatttaaaaatttaagCAAACTGTCAACAGTCTATTTTTACTCTCCTTTACTAAATTGTCTGTAtctttttttcaaatcaatcaaaattgatagaatGCCAGTCGATGAATTGCCTATGTATCCGACGCCCCAGCAAGCAGCTTATACTGTTGGGAATCAGCCACAGGGTAGTTCAAGAAAGCAATCACATCCCAAACAATCCAACGTCGTATATAGACCGGCCCAGCATCTGAAGCCAGTTCCATCTCAGTATTCACATTTGCAACCCCATAATGCTCAGACATACCAGGTACAACCACCGGCAGATTATCAAGGACAATATCATACACCATCGCAGCCTCCAGCACCACCTCAAGCACAGCAATATCCGCAATATCAACCTCAGCCAACGCAACAGCAATATTATCAACCCCAACCGGTTCCTGTGCCTGTGCAGCCTAACTATGGGTCATATGGAGCTAATGAATACGCGAATTCGCCAGTGAATCTGCATCATCCACAACATCAACCTCAACCTCAATCTCAACCCCAATCTCAACCTCAATCTCAACCTCAACCCCAACGTCAACCTCCTCAGCAGGCCTATCAAGTCCCCCCACAACAACATCAGCCATATCAACCATCGCAACAACCTCAACCTCCTCAGCATCCACAACAGAGATATcaaaacttcaataatgcTCCTCCAGCAGTGAGTGCCCAGCATCAAAACCCGCACAAGAAACCACCACCATCCAATTCAACACCTGCTGGGTCTAAAGAGTCGTTGCTGATGCCTAATTCGACACCGCCAAAACAACATGTATCCTCCAAACagaaattggaaaatgaattgaaatccGTTTTCAACAAGGTGGACACTAATCATTCAGGAAAAATATCGTCAAAGGAATTATCATTAGCTTTACTTAACTTTGATCATACAAGGTTCCAAGATTCTACAATCTCATTAATGATCAAGTTATTCAGTGGTTCTAATAGTTCAAGCTCTGGAAGCCTGAAATCTTTGACATTTGAACAGTTTGTTTCCTTATGGAAATACTTGTCTGCttacaaaaaattatttatcgCTGCTGACTCCAATAAATCAGGAGATATATCGTTTGGAGAATTCCAAAAAGTCTTAGAGCAGATTGGctataaattaaatatagatCTAGTCTTGCACCTATTCCAAAAGTTTGCACAAAAAGCTAGTGATGATGGATATGATGATGGATCTGTCGGAAAGCTTAAATTCGACgcttttattgaattattagtatatttaaGAAAACTAACAGATATCTTCAAAAAGTATGATAAAGACTTATCGGGTGTTGCAACAATTAACTTCCTGGACTTTTTATTCGAAGTTAGTAACCTATCTTAA
- a CDS encoding DEHA2G02926p (highly similar to uniprot|P40024 Saccharomyces cerevisiae YER036C ARB1 ATPase of the ATP-binding cassette (ABC) family involved in ribosome biogenesis) has protein sequence MSVSSSKAKREQKRLEREAQKSAAGKTMKKTKKQAAKDSEEKEIDDTEAQISKMQLQTDEYGISDRVTTGVLESLNTSRDIKLSSVSLLFHGKVLIQDSTIELNYGRRYGLLGENGCGKSTLLNSIAAREFPIPEHIDIYLLNEPAAATDFSALEYVVREAEAEMKRLEDLVEEIIIKDGPENPALEGLYEKIDEMDPSTFESRAAIILTGLGFNGVTIKKRTRDMSGGWRMRVALAKALFVKPTLLLLDDPTAHLDLAACVWLEEYLKRFDRILILVSHSQDFLNGVCTNMIDMRLKELQLYGGNYDSYVKTRAELETNQMKQYAKQQEEIAHIKKFIASAGTYANLVRQAKSRQKTLDKMEAAGLIQAVVPDKVFTFRFPDVDKLPPPVLAFDGMSFSYSGKKEDNLYENLDIGIDMDSRVALVGPNGIGKSTLLNLFQGKLQPQQGRVIQHTHIKLGVYSQHSAEQLDLTKNPLEFVRDKFSHISQDFQYWRQQLGRYGLTGEGQTSQMATLSEGQRSRVVFALLALEAPNLILLDEPTNGLDLSTIDSLAEAIKAFNGGVVVVSHDFRLLDKVAKDIYVIENKGATRWDGTILDYKKSLAKDVVI, from the coding sequence ATGTCtgtttcatcttcaaaagCTAAGAGAGAACAAAAGCGTTTGGAAAGAGAAGCCCAAAAGTCGGCTGCTGGTAAGACCATGAAGAAGACCAAGAAGCAAGCAGCAAAGGACtcagaagaaaaggaaatcGATGACACTGAAGCACAAATCTCTAAAATGCAGTTACAAACTGATGAATATGGTATATCAGATAGAGTGACCACCGGTGTTTTGGAATCGTTAAATACGTCGAGagatattaaattatcGTCAGTTTCGTTATTGTTCCATGGTAAGGTTTTAATTCAAGATTCGACcattgaattgaattatgGTAGAAGATACGGGTTATTGGGTGAAAACGGATGTGGTAAGTCgacattattgaattccaTCGCCGCCAGAGAATTCCCAATCCCTGAACACATTGATATATACTTGTTGAACGAGCCAGCTGCTGCTACCGACTTCTCAGCTTTGGAATATGTTGTCAGAGAAGCGGAAGCTGAAATGAAGAGATTGGAAGACttagttgaagaaatcattatcaagGATGGACCAGAAAACCCAGCATTGGAAGGTTTGTATGAAAAGATCGATGAAATGGATCCATCTACTTTTGAATCTAGAGCTGCTATTATTTTGACCGGTTTAGGTTTCAACGGTGTCACCATCAAGAAGAGAACCAGAGATATGTCTGGTGGTTGGAGAATGCGTGTTGCATTGGCCAAAGCTTTATTCGTTAAGCCAACCTTGTTGTTATTGGATGACCCAACTGCCCATTTGGATTTGGCTGCTTGTGTCTGGTTAGAAGAATACTTAAAGAGATTCGACAGAATCTTGATTTTGGTCTCGCACTCTCAAGATTTCTTGAACGGTGTCTGTACCAACATGATTGATATGAGATTGAAGGAATTGCAATTATACGGTGGTAACTACGATTCCTATGTCAAGACTAGAGCTGAATTGGAAACTAACCAAATGAAGCAATATGCTAAgcaacaagaagaaatcgcTCATATTAAGAAGTTCATTGCCTCAGCTGGTACTTATGCTAACTTGGTTAGACAAGCAAAGTCAAGACAAAAGACCTTGGATAAGATGGAAGCCGCTGGTTTAATTCAAGCGGTTGTTCCTGATAAGGTTTTCACCTTCAGATTCCCTGATGTCGATAAGTTGCCACCACCAGTTTTGGCGTTTGATGGTATGTCATTCTCCTATTCCGgtaagaaagaagataactTATATGAAAACTTAGATATAGGTATTGATATGGATTCAAGAGTTGCTTTAGTCGGGCCAAATGGTATTGGTAAATCCACGTTATTGAACTTATTCCAAGGTAAATTACAACCTCAACAGGGTAGAGTTATTCAGCATACACATATTAAATTAGGTGTCTATTCACAACATTCTGCTGAACAATTAGACTTGACTAAGAACCCATTGGAATTCGTCCGTGACAAATTTTCCCACATTTCTCAAGATTTCCAATACTGGAGACAACAATTAGGTCGTTATGGTTTAACTGGTGAAGGTCAAACTTCTCAAATGGCTACTTTGTCGGAAGGTCAAAGATCTCGTGTTGTTTTTGCATTGTTAGCTTTAGAAGCTcctaatttaattttattggaTGAACCTACTAACGGTTTAGACTTGAGTACTATTGATTCTTTGGCAGAAGCCATCAAGGCTTTCAATGGTGGTGTTGTCGTTGTTTCGCACGATTTCAGATTATTGGATAAGGTTGCCAAGGATATTTATGTCATTGAGAACAAGGGTGCCACTAGATGGGATGGTACTATCTTGGATTACAAGAAGAGTTTAGCTAAAGACGTTGTCATTTAG
- a CDS encoding 40S ribosomal protein S10 (similar to uniprot|Q08745 Saccharomyces cerevisiae YOR293W RPS10A Protein component of the small (40S) ribosomal subunit or uniprot|P46784 Saccharomyces cerevisiae YMR230W RPS10B) → MLIPTEDRKKIHQYLFQEGVVVAKKDFDAPKHDEIDTKNLFVIKALQSLTSKGFVKTQFSWQYYYYTLTDEGVEFLRNELNIPEGILPLTRLKGAPAERPQRASRGPRRDGDSYRRRARD, encoded by the exons ATGCTTATTCCAACAGAAGACAGAAAGAAGATTCACCAATACCTCTTCCAAG AAGGTGTTGTTGTCGCCAAGAAAGATTTCGATGCTCCAAAGCACGATGAAATTGACACCAAGAACTTGTTTGTCATCAAGGCCTTACAATCCTTAACCTCTAAAGGTTTCGTCAAGACCCAATTCTCGTGGCAATACTACTACTACACCTTGACTGACGAAGGTGTCGAATTCTTAAGAAACGAATTGAACATCCCAGAAGGTATCTTACCATTGACCAGATTGAAGGGTGCTCCAGCTGAAAGACCACAACGTGCTTCTAGAGGCCCAAGAAGAGATGGTGACAGTTACAGAAGAAGAGCTCGTGATTAA
- a CDS encoding DEHA2G02948p (similar to uniprot|P43583 Saccharomyces cerevisiae YFL007W BLM3 Protein involved in assembly of proteasomal core particles in the nucleus): protein MTPVGNKPESTHDSGQKSKVSAPIPIRKQNPIVERAVSQMHEEDKAQFDNSLRSYTPNTAKRVQQTTTRRPSYSSVEFTRESHYNLDYPEGWDEIEKEQLDPKSRFFARARPRTLNLPRLLPYETEHPKDQAKFLSHIVSHLYIAIKSLDIQGSLSITAKDLASLKNVSGLSDVDLALETNLFEMNNANNEDISMDDESSNYFAVEEFAESDSEYEEEEEDEEGDEGDEGEGNESTVQHKKSPKSAAVVGVRIWTHELLVWLKMKYDMPLSLRMSLARAYYAICLSRGQHINLKIYVKAFELLTKDQELLKMHGLVLPWDGLCKELENQFPQIDSSHEQFEKKDHKHLIRLAEKASNFFSKESLPLIYARFGSKFSISNAALSLSSMSLLPLPFTEGGMNDTEDIRHYIASFFYIWSKLSKSSGIDSHLTSRLGTIAMASLLELSRNPNSSNYMNLGKFGVFSDEQMQFFINTLINSLSIMNEKYSSLKTKFFQGFASVIIFSINGERCLEPDGIIKYLETLLNAIESYVHPSNSGEWSRPISKLILSLVYQYHKRINLETEEHGSLKNLPKDYKLTDNITTKFVEIFLPLIRTGVQSKKHNVTDDYLTCLHLLAYLRPLVVSEHILLDIYESLEGVISTHRVTVALRSVEELARYFASTPIIRIHLTRILSLALPGIDSNDLEKTIHTLNMFASVANFVPFHDLTDGNGDPNFAIQFTQDHLEYLQRKMYNNNDEDLQGFEVDDQLELDALKSSSAGFKIIMKTLSERLFILMENLPDPSKSTGIEKDLADALPKFLYVVFESLSDDIFSQFRDDFFKFVTDNTYHTIADVAAEICGGLIKHDPKSFKRFAGVLIDKIKEDIEENGAGASRTGVEIVPRDQPLFWNLVILNECIGNAGSYVVDCAKELTDLSFFLMDNVKGPTVFAGSYLLNQMLQSTTKIRLKENRLISPQYIEKYGIDEKCWGGFQFDKERFSKESLNFEWFIPTEREVKFAVECFRSHVSRSLENISKLMKRYSEVESGDANAALQLSDELRSYFLYLSYSISGISFLLDPSFDEDIPKLNHHETQSIQQRLILLNQIRGVKNSRSLGKDELRIENIHENLERIVEDIESDDLINYMLDFDKLAEYNIADDENDIKNKEVSSHHDISDSFSNVNHHLESLSKSESPAPSVDASGRGTPHIEGIDMSTMNPGITFRERKLYTSRYFFGDDMETRRSNELYLILHKTRNLIGKSLHIICKFLTNHFHDNTKLFKHFLYLMNMWFADVGRERLLDHSHAKINFGYVSSIQHINRVRKPYTRIALGGRIESYHSLRVALHATARTQTGLDKTLLEDVVKLSVSTYLAIAKPAQSTLVDAMKRLNGSYNVIIRSSFKYLAKALEENDYRKIESGLSIFSLKRIKNKIQNDYFNLQKYVELIHRCLLVDNFEVNELSQRLFKGVYNSITPPSSVCLIDHSEVDCIRPPDEYIDLEIRAVRLAKEKKRKFYFEKLRKLEDSVLLDEKTNSHWKITSLNLFLLIDLQLDLEMVVNHDVLQLLAKEASSDHPLISRLALKGITKMVNKLYLLQVLQYDLSNAYNLGFVPSDFKVVDTSPISGKSYFNVWTQEINNSNSSNYFIDHKANTGWLFWDKNMEVVTNEPCFKLDLKVHDANALKSFSNCVTKEWFQSIVKLWVTDNEANSAFQGTDVFVTATLVHLISNGYIEQFSFDDLLEIVSDTYVKDDKSSHIVVCELLAGILIGSKFINPSLTDKRDSFICSLLMEIFEHDLSPDNRGIWNIFSWWVPSHIDCRRFPKVTKVLTGFIVDPESDSALKEATRLSYIRSFVAAVTWTYPNPDATLKMCFDNINHRYQAIRDQIGSLIAILSFAYYTESVASGEEFAAICNTDSGNILYLASKKNTLLELIPELFSKIETWRLEVEHLTQQEILKSNYIYSATTVLTWLGQALNTSVSVLYQDDVDTHIVPFLLKLINMKDVCQLGNIDPITVFKKVSQIPYNPRTLERIVCMLERYSSESLTVVQSIIVGEFTETIYFKNLFCFSKSQRQRIISLTNKLLYHKNVEIREAASSTLSGLIHISPPNDIKEIVLEYSKAYAQDLDKIRRKHKKTGYKNIPTTDNITLHGATLGLGALVHAFPFLSPPPIWVPNVLTMLANKSSGLPGTVGKTAKDTLGKFKKNRQDTWHVDSKVFNESQMQDLEGVLWKSYFV, encoded by the coding sequence ATGACACCAGTGGGAAATAAGCCAGAAAGTACACATGATTCGGGACAAAAGTCCAAGGTCAGCGCACCAATTCCTATCAGGAAGCAAAACCCCATCGTAGAGAGAGCGGTCTCGCAGATGCACGAAGAGGACAAAGCACAATTTGACAATTCATTGAGGTCATATACTCCCAATACGGCGAAGCGGGTTCAGCAAACCACCACAAGAAGGCCATCATATTCGAGTGTTGAATTCACCAGGGAGTCGCACTACAACTTGGACTATCCTGAAGGGTGGGACGAGAtagaaaaagaacaattggATCCTAAATCTCGATTTTTTGCGAGAGCTAGGCCTAGGACTTTGAACCTTCCTAGGTTGCTTCCCTATGAGACTGAACATCCTAAAGATCAAGCAAAATTTTTGAGCCATATTGTATCGCATCTCTACATTGCTATCAAGAGTCTTGATATCCAGGGTTCGTTATCAATTACTGCTAAAGATTTGGCATCGTTGAAAAATGTTAGCGGTTTGTCTGATGTTGATTTGGCACTTGAAACAAACCTCTTTGAGATGAACAATGCCAACAATGAGGACATTAGTATGGATGATGAGTCGAGTAATTATTTCGCAGTAGAAGAATTTGCTGAGTCGGACAGCgaatatgaagaagaggaggAAGACGAAGAGGGAGATGAAGGCGATGAAGGCGAAGGTAACGAATCTACTGTCCAGCATAAGAAATCGCCTAAGTCAGCTGCGGTGGTGGGTGTTCGTATTTGGACACATGAGTTACTCGTTTGGCTCAAAATGAAATACGACATGCCCTTGAGCTTGAGAATGAGCTTGGCGAGAGCCTATTATGCTATTTGTCTTTCCCGGGGACAGCATAttaacttgaaaatatatgtTAAAGCATTCGAATTATTAACGAAAGACCAGGAATTGCTCAAAATGCACGGCCTTGTTCTTCCATGGGATGGCTTGTGcaaagaattggaaaacCAATTCCCGCAAATAGACTCATCTCAtgaacaatttgaaaaaaagGACCACAAGCATTTGATACGTTTGGCCGAGAAGGCCTCCAATTTCTTCTCCAAAGAATCCTTACCTTTGATCTACGCAAGATTCGGTAGtaagttttcaatttctaatgCAGCATTATCTCTTTCATCTATGTCTTTATTGCCGCTTCCCTTTACTGAAGGTGGTATGAATGATACAGAGGATATTCGTCATTACATTGCATCTTTCTTTTACATCTGGTCGAAATTAAGTAAGAGCTCCGGTATTGACTCGCATCTTACTTCCAGGCTCGGCACAATCGCAATGGCATCATTGTTGGAATTGAGTCGTAATCCAAATAGTTCGAATTATATGAATCTTGGAAAATTCGGTGTCTTCTCCGACGAGCAAATgcaattctttattaatactTTGATTAATAGTCTAAGCATTATGAAcgaaaaatattcatcgTTAAAGACTAAATTTTTCCAAGGGTTTGCGTCGGTGATTATATTCTCTATTAATGGAGAAAGATGTTTGGAGCCTGAtggaataataaaataccTTGAAACATTACTAAATGCGATAGAAAGTTACGTGCATCCTTCTAACAGTGGTGAATGGTCTAGACCAATTtcgaaattaattttaagttTGGTTTATCAATACcataaaagaattaatttggAAACCGAAGAACATGgatctttgaaaaatttgcCGAAGGACTATAAATTGACAGATAACATAACTACCAAATTtgtagaaatatttttaccTTTAATTAGAACTGGTGTTCAGTCTAAAAAGCATAATGTTACAGATGATTACCTTACCTGTCTCCATTTGTTGGCGTATTTAAGACCACTCGTGGTATCAGAACATATTCTTTtagatatatatgaatCCCTTGAAGGTGTTATATCAACACATAGAGTGACAGTTGCGTTACGTTctgttgaagaattagcaAGATATTTTGCCTCAACTCCAATTATAAGAATACACTTAACGAGAATATTGCTGTTAGCCTTGCCCGGGATTGACTCAAATGACTTAGAAAAAACAATTCATACTTTAAATATGTTTGCTTCTGTCGCAAACTTCGTCCCCTTCCACGATTTAACTGATGGTAATGGTGACCCTAATTTTGCCATTCAATTTACTCAAGATCACCTTGAATATTTGCAAAGAAaaatgtataataataatgatgaagacttACAAGGCtttgaagttgatgatCAATTGGAATTAGATGCATTGAAGTCATCGTCTGCTGgcttcaaaataataatgaaaactCTAAGTGAAAGGTTGTTCATACTTATGGAGAATTTACCGGACCCTTCGAAAAGTACGggtattgaaaaagatttgGCAGATGCCTTACCAAAATTCTTGTACGttgtatttgaatcattatctGACGATATTTTCTCGCAATTTCGtgatgatttcttcaagtttgtCACAGATAATACATACCACACGATTGCTGATGTAGCAGCTGAAATTTGTGGTGGCCTTATAAAGCATGATCCAAAAAGCTTCAAAAGGTTTGCGGGAGTCTTGATAGATAAGATTAAAGAGGACATTGAAGAAAACGGTGCAGGTGCATCAAGGACAGGTGTGGAAATTGTTCCTCGCGATCAGCCTCTATTTTGGAACCTAGTTATATTAAACGAATGTATCGGAAATGCTGGAAGCTATGTTGTGGACTGTGCAAAGGAACTTACTGACTTGTCATTCTTCTTGATGGACAATGTAAAAGGTCCTACGGTATTTGCAGGTTCTTACttattgaatcaaatgTTACAGTCAACAACGAAAATAAGACTTAAGGAGAATAGGTTGATTTCTCCACAGTATATAGAGAAGTAtggaattgatgaaaaatgtTGGGGAGGCTTTCAGTTCGATAAAGAACgattttcaaaagaaagtttaaattttgaatgGTTTATACCAACTGAACGTGAGGTTAAATTTGCGGTTGAGTGTTTTAGAAGTCATGTTTCTAGAAGTTTGGAGAATATtctgaaattaatgaaaagatATTCTGAGGTTGAAAGTGGAGATGCCAATGCTGCTCTTCAACTTTCTGACGAGCTTAGACTGTACTTTTTGTACTTGAGCTATTCTATCAGTGGTATATCTTTCTTATTGGATCCAtcttttgatgaagatatacCTAAATTGAATCACCATGAAACGCAATCCATTCAGCAAAGGTTAATTTTGTTAAACCAAATAAGGGGCGTGAAAAACAGTAGGTCTTTAGGAAAGGACGAATTACgtattgaaaatatccaCGAGAATCTTGAAAGGATCGTTGAAGACATAGAAAGTGATgatctaataaattatatgttagactttgataaattggCGGAATATAATATTGCAGATGacgaaaatgatattaaaaataaggAAGTTTCGAGTCATCATGATATTAgtgattcattttcaaacgtaaatcatcatcttgaGTCTTTAAGTAAATCTGAATCGCCTGCTCCATCAGTTGATGCTTCTGGTAGGGGTACCCCACATATTGAAGGTATTGATATGTCTACTATGAATCCTGGTATAACATTCAGAGAAAGGAAGCTATATACATCAAGATACTTTTTTGGAGATGACATGGAAACTAGAAGGTCAAATGAGTTGTACCTTATATTACATAAAACTCGTAATTTGATAGGTAAGAGTTTACACATTATATGCAAATTTCTaacaaatcattttcaCGATAATACGAAACTTTTCAAGCATTTTCTATACTTGATGAACATGTGGTTTGCAGATGTTGGTCGTGAACGCTTATTGGACCATAGTCATgcaaaaatcaattttggCTATGTTAGCAGTATTCAACATATAAATAGGGTTCGCAAGCCATATACCAGAATTGCGCTTGGTGGTAGAATTGAATCCTATCATCTGCTTAGAGTCGCACTTCATGCTACTGCTAGAACGCAAACTGGTCTCGATAAGACTTTGTTGGAAGATGTTGTAAAATTATCTGTTTCAACATATTTGGCAATCGCTAAGCCGGCGCAGTCAACTTTAGTGGATGCAATGAAAAGATTGAATGGGTCTTACAACGTAATAATTCGTTCATCGTTTAAATACCTTGCGAAAGctttagaagaaaatgactatagaaaaattgaaagtgGGTTAAGTATTTTTAGCCTAAAgagaatcaaaaataagattcaaaatgattattttaatCTTCAGAAATATGTGGAATTAATTCATCGTTGTTTGcttgttgataattttgaagtaaATGAGCTCTCTCAAAGATTGTTCAAGGGAGTCTATAATAGCATCACGCCACCTAGCAGCGTATGCTTGATTGATCATTCGGAGGTGGATTGTATCAGACCACCAGATGagtatattgatttagaaatACGGGCTGTAAGGTTGGctaaagaaaagaagagaaaattttattttgaaaagcTAAGGAAGTTAGAAGATAGTGTTTTGTTAGATGAAAAGACAAACTCACATTGGAAGATAACTtctctcaatttatttttacTTATTGATTTGCAACTTGATTTAGAGATGGTAGTCAATCACGACGTGCTACAGCTTTTAGCAAAAGAAGCTTCAAGTGATCATCCCCTTATCTCGAGATTAGCTTTGAAGGGTATAACAAAGATGGTAAATAAACTTTACCTTCTTCAAGTGTTACAATACGATCTTTCAAATGCTTATAATCTTGGTTTTGTTCCGAGCGATTTCAAAGTCGTTGATACTTCACCTATTTCAGGTAAGTCGTATTTTAATGTTTGGACTCAGGAAATTAACAATTCCAACTCCTCGAACTACTTTATTGATCACAAGGCGAATACTGGTTGGTTATTTTGGGATAAAAATATGGAAGTAGTTACAAATGAACCATGTTTCAAACTTGACTTGAAGGTACATGATGCCAATGCTTTAAAATCATTCAGTAACTGTGTAACAAAAGAGTGGTTCCAAAGTATAGTTAAGTTATGGGTTACGGATAATGAAGCTAATTCTGCATTTCAGGGTACAGATGTTTTTGTCACTGCGACTTTAGTACATTTGATATCCAATGGGtatattgaacaattttcttttgacgatttattagaaattgttAGCGATACTTACGTCAAAGATGATAAGAGTTCCCATATAGTTGTCTGTGAATTACTTGCCGGGATATTAATCGGATCGAAGTTTATCAATCCATCGTTGACAGATAAACGTGACAGTTTTATTTGCCTGCTTTTGatggaaatttttgaacatGATTTATCTCCAGATAACAGAGGtatttggaatatattttcttggTGGGTACCATCGCATATCGATTGCAGAAGATTTCCTAAAGTTACTAAAGTACTTACCGGCTTCATCGTAGACCCAGAATCAGATTCTGCTCTAAAAGAAGCAACAAGGTTAAGTTATATTAGATCCTTTGTTGCAGCTGTGACATGGACGTATCCAAATCCTGATGCTACACTTAAGATGTGctttgataatatcaatCACCGTTATCAAGCAATTAGGGATCAAATTGGGTCGCTTATTGCGATTTTGTCTTTTGCATATTATACTGAATCAGTTGCGAGTGGAGAAGAGTTTGCAGCCATTTGTAATACAGATTCTGGAAACATTTTATACCTCGCAAGTAAGAAAAATActcttcttgaattgattCCAGAATTATTTAGCAAGATCGAGACATGGAGATTAGAAGTCGAACACCTAACACAGcaagaaattttaaaatccAATTACATTTATTCTGCCACGACCGTATTGACTTGGTTAGGACAAGCATTGAATACCAGTGTTTCTGTGTTGTATCAGGATGATGTAGATACGCACATTGTGCCATTCTTACttaaattgatcaatatgAAAGATGTGTGTCAATTGGGAAATATAGATCCGATAACTGTCTTCAAGAAGGTTTCCCAAATCCCATATAACCCACGTACATTAGAAAGGATTGTTTGCATGCTTGAAAGATATTCTTCTGAGTCATTAACAGTAGTTCAATCAATCATTGTTGGTGAGTTTACGGAGACCATATACTTTAAAAATCTTTTTTGCTTCAGTAAGTCACAGAGacaaagaattattagctTGACGAATAAATTGCTTTATCATAAAAATGTTGAAATTCGGGAAGCTGCTTCTTCCACTTTGTCCGGATTGATTCATATTTCTCCTCCAAACGATATCAAAGAGATTGTTTTGGAATATAGCAAGGCTTATGCTCAAGATTTAGATAAAATTAGGAGGAAACATAAAAAGACTGGTTATAAGAACATCCCCACTACAGACAATATAACACTTCATGGAGCTACTCTAGGGCTTGGAGCTTTGGTTCATGCTTTCCCATTTTTATCTCCTCCTCCAATATGGGTTCCGAACGTTTTGACAATGCTAGCCAACAAGTCGTCTGGTTTGCCTGGTACTGTAGGAAAAACAGCTAAAGATACCCTAGGTAAGTTTAAAAAGAATAGACAGGATACTTGGCATGTTGATAGCAAGGTTTTCAATGAGAGCCAAATGCAAGACCTTGAAGGTGTTCTTTGGAAAAGTTATTTTGTATAG